The window TGTACTCTATGTGGAAGTTGACGACCCTCTATGGCTTACCCAGTTGAAATATATGAAGGTGGATATACTGAATAAGATTGATATGAGGATAAAGAAAGGGGTTTTAAAAGACGTAAGGTTCTATCTCAAAGGGTTCTGATAGAACAGTAAGCAGTATGGAGTAAACCAATCTGTCAGAAGCTGTGAAAAAATATCGGTATGGCCGGAACACTCTCATAAAACCTGCTTATTTAGCAATAATCTTTCTTTGCTAACCACCAAGATTGCCTATAATCTCTATCAATTGCTTCCTGTAATGTTGTTTTTCTTGTTTTCTCTTTACCTGCTCCATTACAACCCGTAATCTTCAGTGCCAATTACAACCTGATATTTAAGGCTTGTACTCGATAATTATTGTTTGACTGTACAATATTCATACAGCTTAGTCTCTTGACCCACGGTACCTGTGTGCTATTTGTATTAAGATAACGCTAAAGACAAAAAGGACGATTGCAATCATAAAAAGAACAAATTCGTCATAATCGTTTTTCGTGGGACGAACTAAAGCTTGCAATCCTTCCAGACCCTCGTCACTTAATTCATGAACGAGCGTGAGTACAAGCCCCACTGATAGGAACCGTGCGACCCTTGAGCACTCCTTAATGCTAATACGTTTTAATGAAAAACCCTCAAAAATATTTCTCCATTTCTTTAAAGAGGCACTATCCGGTAAGATTTGCGGAGTCTTAAAGCTGTAGTTGGTGAATAAATCACCGTGTTGAGTTGCGAGATATTCCTCTTCTTTCCGTAGGGTGGGTCCGTAAGCCCAGAAGAAAAGAAAGGGATACACAAGGAGAAGGTAGAGATTACTGCTCAAAATACAGAAACTTGTATCAACCAGATAATTGGCAAGGTAATACGGATGGCGAACCATACCGTATATCCCTTTATTGGAGAGAACCACATTCCGTATTAAAATACCTTTCGTAACCATATGGAGAAAACTACCGACGGCAAGCAGAAAAAAGCCTGTGACGACGTTAAACGTGTTGAACTTATAAATAAGAGCAGAGACAAAACACAATAGGAGCACGAGGTCTCTAAGCCTGCTTCTGTTAAGGAAGCTCTTATTGGTCGGGTCACTCATTATGTAATTCCATACGATTTTATCCTTTAGATTGCCATAAAAGAGCGATTTATTGCAATAGGAGATATACTTGTAGCCAAATTTACACCGGCTCTCAACTAATATTCGAGAGGAGAATAATAATTCAATGTTGAGTGTCACCTTGTCCTCTATTTTAATTGGTAATTCCCAGCATTCCTTCTCTTTGAAATTGTTTGTTGGTAGGTGGAAGTTTTATTATTGTTCTATTTACGATAGATAGAAGTCATAAATAGCTTTTTTCTGATGTGAGGGAGTAAGGAAATAATGAATAGTGTTCCCTGCTTACTGCTTACTTTCTACTGCCCACTTCTTTCTTTATAGATTCCAGTAGCACTCTATAAGGAATCTTTTTTGCTTCCGCAATCCTTTTTACATCCTCGAATTCAATATGTGTTTTGATGAGTTTTCCCTGCCTGTCATAACCATTTTTTATTCTCACTGACCCATAGGAGGTTTTTACAACACCTTCCTCCCTTCTCAGGATATTCCTTAATTCCTTTCTCATCCTTATCCCAAACGTTGTCGTTTCTGCGAACAATGTATCCAACAGGTGTTGCACCTTCTCCTCCGCCACAGTAATGGAAAGCCTCATGCCTATTCGCCCCTTTTTCATGTAGACAGGGAAGTACAGCACATCGAGGGCGCCCTCATTTCTTATTCTTTCCGCAACTGCCCCGATATACTCCATTTCCATATCATCCATATCTGCCTCTAACACCCATAACTCCTCGTCATACTGAGGTTCTTTGTCCTTTCCTATGAAGATTCTTAAGGTGTCCGGTTTATCTGTTTTATATGTACCAAGCCCGTACCCTGTTTTTTCAATCTTCATGACAGGTCTTTTGTTCTTATCTTTCACGTAGTACCTTACAATCGCTGCACCAGTGGGTGTTGTAAGTTCAAATGTTTCATCAAGAAAGACCACATTATATCCAGAAAGAATCTCAAGGGTTGCAGGCGCCGGGTTTGGTATTATACCATGGGATGTTTTTATTGTTCCCCTGCCAAGCGGAATTGGTCCTGAGTAGACCTTTTCAATTTTAAAATAATCCATGCCTTTTGCGACACACAAAAGGTCTATCAGTGTATCAATATGGGAAAGCTCATGCAGGTGTAGCTCATTTCTTTTAATGCTATGGATTTTTGATTCTGCTTTAAGGATGATATCGAGCATACCCTTTGCATCTACTTTTATCCTCTCCTTTACCTTCAACCCTTTTATGAGTTCTTTCATTTTACTAATAGACAGGTGGGTATCGGAATCCTCAATCTTCAGGTATGTACCTTCTATAATGCCTTGCCTTTTTTTCATTGGAACCATAGAGGGCAGGGGAAGAGGTATGTTTTTTAGAAGTTTGTGAAGTTCTTCAAAGGGTAGCCCTGTATCGATAAGTGCACTTATCATCATATCGCCGCTAATACCGAAAACAGGGTCTATGTAAAGTATATTCATAGGCGGTTTATCAAGGTGGCAAAATATGCCGCACCAAACCCGTTGTCTATATTGAATACCGAAACTGTGGAGCATGAATTGAGCATAGCAAGCATCGCCGTCAATCCCCCAAAACTTGCTCCATATCCTATGCTTGTTGGAACCCCTATTACAGGTACACCAACAATACCTGCTACTATGGAAGGCAGCGCCCCTTCCATACCGGCAACAACTATTATGACCCTTGCCTTTTTAAGGGCCTCAAGGTTCTGGATCAGCCTGTGTATTCCTGCAACACCGACATCGTATAATTTCTCAGTAACATTTCCGAAAAACATTGAGGTGATGTACGCCTCTCCAGCTACCTTTGCATCACCTGTGCCTGCAGATACTATCAGTATAGTCCCCTTTCCTTTTATTGAATGGTCTTCTTTGATGTAAAAACATCGCGCCTCTTCGCTGTATGTGGCGGAGGGAAATTTTTCTTTTAGCTTTCTGCCAATGTTGTTTCCTATACGTGTTGCGAGTACATCCACCCTTTTTTCTCTCATGGATTTAATGATTTCTATTATCTGCTTTAAACTTTTTCCTTCTCCAAATATTACTTCCTGGATACCTTTTCTGACTGTCCTGTGGAAGTCAATCTTTGTGTGGTTTAAGTCCTCAAAGGGTATATCCTTTAACATATCATATGCCCTTTCTATAGAGGCTTTCCCGCTTTTTACATCCCTTAACAGTTTTATGATCTTCTCATCCATCATGTTAACATTGCAGATTTAATCATGTGTTTTTTCTTCTTTGTGTCAATCGCCTGAAAAGGATCCCCATAGGTAGCTGTATTTCTCTTTTTTACCTCAACAAATACAAGATATCCGTCCTCTTCAGCAATAATGTCTATCTCACCAAAAGGGTTTCTATAGTTTTTCTCAATGATCTTGTAACCTTCCTTTTTCAGGATTTTTATTGCCTTTTCTTCTCCTTTTGTACCTTCTTCCCTTTTAGTGAGCAAGATGTTCTTTCACTCCTCTAAATGTTTTTCTATGTATTGGTGAGATCCCATACCTTTTGATTGCTGTTCTATGGCCTTCTGTGGGGTACCCTTTGTTTTTTTTGAAATTGTACTCGGGGTATACTATATGAAACATTTCCATGATACGGTCCCTTATGACCTTTGCAACGATAGAGGCGCAGGCAATATAAAAACATTTTCTGTCGCCTTTTATTATTGGTTTCCCGTCCGGGAAACCTTTAATTCCATACTTGCCGTCTATAAGTAAAAGATTTGGCTGAATGCCTGTATCCTTTAAAGCCCTATCCATAGAAAGGAGGCTTGCGTTGAGGATATTTATTCTATCGATCTCCTCATGAGTTGCTATGCCTATACCTACCTTATATGCATGATTTACAATCCACGGGAACAAACTCAGTCTTTCTTTTTCGGTCAGGAGTTTTGAATCATTTACTTTTTTTCTTTTATCAGGTAAGCCTTTCCACACCACACAAGAAGATACTACAGGGCCAGCGAGAGGTCCCCTTCCTGCTTCATCTATACCACCGATCATGCCTGTGAGAGGACAACCCATTAATCCCTTTTCTCTTTTAGTTTTGCAGCTTTCCCCTTCAAATTTCTCAGGTAATAAAGTTTCGATCTTCTTACCTTGCTCTTGCTTAATATTTCTATCTTATCTATTAAATGTGAGTGCATGGGAAAGGTTTTCTCTATCCCGACGCCATATGATACCTTCCTTACCGTGAATGTTGCCCTTGTATTTCCCCCTCTTTTTCTTATTATAACGCCTTCAAACACCTGAATCCTTTCCTTGTCCCCTTCAAATATCTTTGTGTAAACCCTTACGTTATCACCAACATTTGTTTCTGGCAAGTCCAGCCTCATGTGTTCTTTTTCGATTAGATCGACCATCTCATTCATCGTATCCTCCTCTTTCGCCGAAAATTCTATCAAGTATTATACCAAGCGCCACCCTCAAGGATAAGTGATTATAATCCCCCTTACCCTTGATCGGTACAAGCATTTTCTCACATAAATTGATTATCTCATCAGATAGACCCCAACCTGTTCCAAAGAGTAGAAGACATGGTCTCGTCTCTTTTTTTATCAGCCTGTTAAGTTCATCGTATCCTATTTTGTTTACCATTCTTTCCTTTGAAGATGTTCCTATTATTATTGGGTCGCCATCTATCCCTTCTATCATTTCCCTCACATCGGTCTTTATTCTTATCTTATTTAATGCCTCACCCCTTGCCGGGTTGTATTGAGCCCCGTATCCATATCTCCAGTGATGTATAAGTTTTTCCATGATCTCCCTTTGTTTTACAAGCGGTGAAACAATATAGCATAACTCTATACCAAATGTCATGCAGGTTCTTGCAATATCGTGTATTTCAAGATTTGTTAGACTTGTTGCGATAATATTCCTGTTTTTGTCATATACCGGATAATGAATAATAGCAATACTGACATTACTCAGGGATTTCCTCCAGTATTTCTCTGATAAATTTTTTATCTTCCTCAGTTGGTTCGAAGTTGTTTATCAGGTCTGGTCTTTTTAATATCGTTTTTCTTATAGCCTCTTTCCTTCTCCATTTTTTTATCTCCTCATGGTTTCCAGAAAGGAGTACAGAGGGCACCTCCATTTCCATAAATACATCCGGTCTTGTGTACTGAGGATATTCAAGCAAGGACCCCTTCAGGCTCTCGTCAATAATCGATTCTTCATTACCAAGCACACCGGGGATGCGTCTTGTTATTGAGTCTATTAAAATAAGGGCAGGTATTTCTCCACCTGATAAAACATAATCCCCTACGGATATTTCCTCATCAATAAAGGCAAGCATCCTTTCGTCTGTGCCTTCGTATCGTCCACAGATAAGGCAGATGTGGGGCACCTTTGATAATCTTATTGCTGTATCTTCGTTAAAAATCTTCCCCTGGGGGGTGAGCAAGATATATTTTGGCTTTCCTATGTTTTTTTCAACGAACTTCATAGCCTTGTATATGGGCTCTATTTTCATTACCATTCCGGGCCCACCACCGTATGGATTATCATCGCATGTTTTATGAATATCCTCTGCAAAATCCCTTATGTTTATGATGTTAAATTTGACAGACCCCTTGTCGATTGCCTTTTTAATGATGCTTTCCTGCAGGGGGGTTTTAAATATGTTTGGAAATAGGGTGAGAATGGTGAAGATCATACAAGGAGCGCTTCCTCATCTATCTTTATAAATGAACCCTTAAGGTCAATCCTAACGATATACCCTTCAACCATGGGGATGAATATTTCTTTTTTACCCATAACAACGATAATGTCATTTGCTTTAGTATGGAATACCCTTTCTACCTTTCCAATCTTTTCGTCTTTCCTGCTTAACACGTCGAGCCCGATCAGCTGATAATCGTAGTACTCATCTTCATCTAATTGAGAGAGATCCTCCTCCCTCACAGATAATTCCTTATCCATGAGGGAGAAAACCTCCTCAGGATTTTTTAGACCTTCAAATCTTATATAGAAAAAACCTTTTTGAGATCTTATTCCTGTCGACTTGAGTTCAATTCTTTCAGCGCCGTGTTCTACAAATAATGTGGTGTATCTTAGAAAACCTTCTTTTGCATCGTTGTAATATCTAAATTTTACCTCTCCCCCCACACCATGGGTAGATATTACTCTACCGACAGGAATATACCTCATTACTCTATAATTTCGAGTACCGCCCTTTTCCTTATCTTTGTGGAGGCTGCACTCAATATGGTTCTCATAGCCCTTGCAGTTCTGCCCTGTTTTCCTATTACCTTTCCCAGGTCGTCTTTAGCAACATTCAATTCGATAACAGATGTTCTTTCGCCTTCAATTTCTGATACCCTTACCTGATCAGGATTATCTACCAAAGCCTTTGCCATATATTCAACTAATTCTTTCAACACGACCCCACCTCCGAAAGTTATTATGTTAGTTCCTTCAAAACCCCTTCTTTTTTAAATAGATTCTCCACTGTCTTTGTGGGTTTTACCCCCTTTTGATACCAGGCCTTTATCTTCTCTCTGTCAAGGCTTATCTGAGCAGGTTCTTTAAGAGGGTCATAAAATCCTACCCTCTCGATAAACCTTCCATCCCTTGGAGAACTACTTTCAGCTACTACAATCCTGTAAAAAGGTTTTTTCTTTGCTCCATACCTTGTCAATCTGAATTTTACAGCCAAATTCCCACCTCCTTATTTTAAGAATAGTTGTCGCTGGAAGCCCTTCATGCCTCCCTTGGTCAGTTTCCGTATCATCTTTTTCGTTTCCATATATTTTTTTAAAAGGTTGTTTACATCCTGGACATTTGCACCACTTCCCTTTGAGATTCTTATCCTTCTATTTCCGTCTATAATGTTGGGATATAATCTTTCCTTTGGTGTCATTGAATTGATGATAGCCTCTGTCTTTTTTATATCCTTTTCTGCTTCAGAGAAGTTTATTGCACCCTTAAATTTGTTGAATCCAGGAAACATGCTGATTATAGATTCTACAGATCCGAGACCCTTCATTTGTTTTATCTGTTCCCTGAAATCTTCGAGGGTAAATTCGTCTTTTCTTAGCTTTTTTTCTAATTCTTTAGCCTTCTTTTCATCAAATACTTCCTGAGCCTTTTCCACAAGAGAAACGACATCCCCCATGCCGAGTATACGGGATGCCATCCTTTCAGGATGAAAAGCTTCAAGGGCATCAAATTTCTCACCGATGCCGATAAATTTTATAGGTTTGCCTGTCACTGCCTTTATGGAAATAGCTGCACCGCCCCTTGTATCTCCATCGAGTTTTGTGAGGATAACGCCGTCAATGTCCAGCTTTTCATTAAATGTACTTGCAATGTTTACCGCATCCTGACCTGTCATTGCATCGAGAACAAGAAGTGTCTCTCTGGGTGTCAGGAATTTCTTCTGATTTACAAGCTCTTCTACCATTTCATTGTTTATGTGCAATCTCCCGGCAGTATCCACAATGAGTGTATCGTAACCATTTTTCATTGCATACGCCTTTGCTTCTTTGCAGATTGTCAGCGGGTCTTTTATCTCTTTTATAGAAAATGTATCTATGCCTATCTGACTACCTATCTTTACTAATTGTTCTATAGCAGCAGGTCTGTATATATCTGAAGGGACAAGTAGCGGTTTCCTGCCTCTTTTACGTAAGAGGAGGGCGAGCTTTCCTGCTGTTGTTGTTTTTCCTGAACCCTGGAGCCCGATTAGCAAGATAGCTACCGGCGGAGAGCCTGATACATCAAGTGGTTTATTGACCTTACCCAGGAGTTCACATAACTCGTCGTATACAACCTTAATAAACTGCTGTCCAGGGGTTATGCTCGTGAGTACTCCTTCGCCCAGGGTTTTTTCTTTGACCTTCTCAAGAAAATCTTTTGCAACCTTGTAGTTGACATCTGCCTCAAGAAGGGCAATCCTTACCTCTCTCAGGGAATCCTTTATGTTTGTTTCGGTAAGCTTCCCGTACCCCTTCAGTTTTTTAAATGTGGTCTCTAATCTCTCCTGTAATCTTTCGAACATATTGGTAATAATAATAGAAAACCATTGAATAGTCAACGATAATTAAATTCACCGGTTAGCAATCAGCAATGAGAAAAAAGATAAAGCTCATTATAGGTAGTGAAGAGGGTGGTGTCCTTGATAGAATTAAACACCAACAGTAGATTGGCATGGAGAGTGAAATAGGCCGTGGACAGGATAATGTTTACCGTGAAAGTTGTCAGCTGAATATTTACGGGTATTGCGGGATGTTATTGAGGGCAGTTGTTTCTTTTATACCTAAAGCAATATTCATGTTTTGAATAGCCTGGCCTGATGCCCCTTTGACGAGATTATCAATGGCGGAGATGATAATAATCCTGCCATCTCTGAAAACCTTTAAACCAATATCGCAATAGTTGGAAAATCTCGTGAACCGTGTATCCGGATAAGTCCCTTCGTCCAGAATCCTCACAAAAGGCTCATCCTTGTATACTTTTTTATATAACGCTATTATATCTTTTGTTTTAGCCGGAGTTTTCAATCTGCTGTATATTGTCGAGAGGATACCCCTGTTTATGGGGAGTAAATGGGGAACGAAGGTTACCCTCATATCAGAAAATTTGTTTACCTCTTTTTGTATCTCTGGTTCATGGCGGTGTATGCCCACATTGTAGGCCCTGAAACCCTCAGATACCTCACAGAACATGCTCCCTAATTTTGTTTCTCTCCCTGCACCACTCACACCTGATTTTGAATCTATAAAAATATCACCGGTTATTAGACCATCCTTCAGGAGGGGGTATAGCGCGAGAATCGCAGAGGTGGGGTAGCATCCCGGATTGGCTATAAGCTTTGCACCCTTTATTTTGTTTCTGTAAAGTTCCGGGAGTCCATATACTGCTTCAGGGATGAGCTTTTTGGCGTTGTGTTTTATGTAAGCCTTTTCATAGATATCCACATCCTCAAATCTAAAATCGGCACTCAGGTCAATAATGGTTGCCTTGCCGTTGAACAGGCTTTTTGCCATTTCCATTGAGTTTCCATGTGGAAGGCACAGGAAATATATGTCACATTTACCGCTGTGTTTTCCGTACGTGGGCAAAAGTGTTTCCTCAAACAGCCCCTTAAGGGATGGGAATATTTCTGATATTTTC is drawn from Pseudomonadota bacterium and contains these coding sequences:
- the larC gene encoding nickel pincer cofactor biosynthesis protein LarC gives rise to the protein MNILYIDPVFGISGDMMISALIDTGLPFEELHKLLKNIPLPLPSMVPMKKRQGIIEGTYLKIEDSDTHLSISKMKELIKGLKVKERIKVDAKGMLDIILKAESKIHSIKRNELHLHELSHIDTLIDLLCVAKGMDYFKIEKVYSGPIPLGRGTIKTSHGIIPNPAPATLEILSGYNVVFLDETFELTTPTGAAIVRYYVKDKNKRPVMKIEKTGYGLGTYKTDKPDTLRIFIGKDKEPQYDEELWVLEADMDDMEMEYIGAVAERIRNEGALDVLYFPVYMKKGRIGMRLSITVAEEKVQHLLDTLFAETTTFGIRMRKELRNILRREEGVVKTSYGSVRIKNGYDRQGKLIKTHIEFEDVKRIAEAKKIPYRVLLESIKKEVGSRK
- the larB gene encoding nickel pincer cofactor biosynthesis protein LarB; its protein translation is MDEKIIKLLRDVKSGKASIERAYDMLKDIPFEDLNHTKIDFHRTVRKGIQEVIFGEGKSLKQIIEIIKSMREKRVDVLATRIGNNIGRKLKEKFPSATYSEEARCFYIKEDHSIKGKGTILIVSAGTGDAKVAGEAYITSMFFGNVTEKLYDVGVAGIHRLIQNLEALKKARVIIVVAGMEGALPSIVAGIVGVPVIGVPTSIGYGASFGGLTAMLAMLNSCSTVSVFNIDNGFGAAYFATLINRL
- a CDS encoding YraN family protein; amino-acid sequence: MLTKREEGTKGEEKAIKILKKEGYKIIEKNYRNPFGEIDIIAEEDGYLVFVEVKKRNTATYGDPFQAIDTKKKKHMIKSAMLT
- a CDS encoding ribonuclease HII, producing MGCPLTGMIGGIDEAGRGPLAGPVVSSCVVWKGLPDKRKKVNDSKLLTEKERLSLFPWIVNHAYKVGIGIATHEEIDRINILNASLLSMDRALKDTGIQPNLLLIDGKYGIKGFPDGKPIIKGDRKCFYIACASIVAKVIRDRIMEMFHIVYPEYNFKKNKGYPTEGHRTAIKRYGISPIHRKTFRGVKEHLAH
- the rplS gene encoding 50S ribosomal protein L19, with the protein product MNEMVDLIEKEHMRLDLPETNVGDNVRVYTKIFEGDKERIQVFEGVIIRKRGGNTRATFTVRKVSYGVGIEKTFPMHSHLIDKIEILSKSKVRRSKLYYLRNLKGKAAKLKEKRD
- a CDS encoding RNA methyltransferase — its product is MAIIHYPVYDKNRNIIATSLTNLEIHDIARTCMTFGIELCYIVSPLVKQREIMEKLIHHWRYGYGAQYNPARGEALNKIRIKTDVREMIEGIDGDPIIIGTSSKERMVNKIGYDELNRLIKKETRPCLLLFGTGWGLSDEIINLCEKMLVPIKGKGDYNHLSLRVALGIILDRIFGERGGYDE
- the trmD gene encoding tRNA (guanosine(37)-N1)-methyltransferase TrmD, encoding MIFTILTLFPNIFKTPLQESIIKKAIDKGSVKFNIINIRDFAEDIHKTCDDNPYGGGPGMVMKIEPIYKAMKFVEKNIGKPKYILLTPQGKIFNEDTAIRLSKVPHICLICGRYEGTDERMLAFIDEEISVGDYVLSGGEIPALILIDSITRRIPGVLGNEESIIDESLKGSLLEYPQYTRPDVFMEMEVPSVLLSGNHEEIKKWRRKEAIRKTILKRPDLINNFEPTEEDKKFIREILEEIPE
- the rimM gene encoding ribosome maturation factor RimM (Essential for efficient processing of 16S rRNA), translated to MRYIPVGRVISTHGVGGEVKFRYYNDAKEGFLRYTTLFVEHGAERIELKSTGIRSQKGFFYIRFEGLKNPEEVFSLMDKELSVREEDLSQLDEDEYYDYQLIGLDVLSRKDEKIGKVERVFHTKANDIIVVMGKKEIFIPMVEGYIVRIDLKGSFIKIDEEALLV
- a CDS encoding KH domain-containing protein — translated: MLKELVEYMAKALVDNPDQVRVSEIEGERTSVIELNVAKDDLGKVIGKQGRTARAMRTILSAASTKIRKRAVLEIIE
- the rpsP gene encoding 30S ribosomal protein S16; protein product: MAVKFRLTRYGAKKKPFYRIVVAESSSPRDGRFIERVGFYDPLKEPAQISLDREKIKAWYQKGVKPTKTVENLFKKEGVLKELT
- the ffh gene encoding signal recognition particle protein, coding for MFERLQERLETTFKKLKGYGKLTETNIKDSLREVRIALLEADVNYKVAKDFLEKVKEKTLGEGVLTSITPGQQFIKVVYDELCELLGKVNKPLDVSGSPPVAILLIGLQGSGKTTTAGKLALLLRKRGRKPLLVPSDIYRPAAIEQLVKIGSQIGIDTFSIKEIKDPLTICKEAKAYAMKNGYDTLIVDTAGRLHINNEMVEELVNQKKFLTPRETLLVLDAMTGQDAVNIASTFNEKLDIDGVILTKLDGDTRGGAAISIKAVTGKPIKFIGIGEKFDALEAFHPERMASRILGMGDVVSLVEKAQEVFDEKKAKELEKKLRKDEFTLEDFREQIKQMKGLGSVESIISMFPGFNKFKGAINFSEAEKDIKKTEAIINSMTPKERLYPNIIDGNRRIRISKGSGANVQDVNNLLKKYMETKKMIRKLTKGGMKGFQRQLFLK
- the argC gene encoding N-acetyl-gamma-glutamyl-phosphate reductase, yielding MWKAGIIGATGYTGLVLISTLLSHPKIKITLITSNTYKGKKISEIFPSLKGLFEETLLPTYGKHSGKCDIYFLCLPHGNSMEMAKSLFNGKATIIDLSADFRFEDVDIYEKAYIKHNAKKLIPEAVYGLPELYRNKIKGAKLIANPGCYPTSAILALYPLLKDGLITGDIFIDSKSGVSGAGRETKLGSMFCEVSEGFRAYNVGIHRHEPEIQKEVNKFSDMRVTFVPHLLPINRGILSTIYSRLKTPAKTKDIIALYKKVYKDEPFVRILDEGTYPDTRFTRFSNYCDIGLKVFRDGRIIIISAIDNLVKGASGQAIQNMNIALGIKETTALNNIPQYP